The Salvelinus namaycush isolate Seneca chromosome 37, SaNama_1.0, whole genome shotgun sequence sequence ATCTCACTCCCTTTTCACCAAGATTAAATCAGTTAATTCTCTTGGAAAatagctgtgtgtctgtgttctctTCTGAAAGCTGATACTATTCCAGTGTTGATAGCCTATGCTGAGGAATGTTTAGCTGAAACGCTCTAGTCTTTGAAGTGTTGGCACATCTTGTCAAATTTATGCTGTGAAGATTATAGGAACGCTTTATATTTCAAAGCTTCTCTTACATGCGTGCAGCCATGGAGGCAAGCGTGAATATGTAGAAAAGAGATGTTTATCTGAACATGTGCCGGTTCACCAAATGAATACTCTGTTCGGGCTCCGAAGAGCGCAAGCTCTGAATTTCTTAAAGGCTGTGTAGAGCGGGATCTGATTCTCTTATGCCCAAAGAGAAAGCGTGGTCTTATTATGAAGTTCTACTTTACTTACACTTGCATGTGCACCCGTTGGTgcttgtttgttttacagagcCCTACTGATTTAAAATATGAGTAGGGCTGTAATGATTTGATCAATTCTTTTCCTGTATTTGAGTTACTATAGATATGGGTTGATATGTAATACACATGAGGGGAAAGGAGTTAACCATGAATGTTTAAGTACCATATTTAATGAAGCAGTTTGGCGCCTGTTAATCATTATCTGATGTAACTATGTACTAATGATCTTACCTTTGACCTGTATCAAGTGTCTGCCAAGTGTTGAATGGTGTGTAAAATTTGCCTCCAGACTGGATTCGAGGATACACTGATAGTGTTTCTGTGACACTGTGATTCTGTAGCATCTGATGTCGTGACTTCCTACAAGCCtcctggtgtttacagaacattcgGTGCTGTGTGATTAATGTAGTTAGACATGTTCTCTGCTCCTATTCTGGAGGTGTCTCCCTGTAATCGATTTGATCAATGTCTGCTCTCCTTTTTGTTCACCTGGAAATCCCTGTTACCTATGAAGTATCTGTGTGATGGGGAGAAGTGGTAGACCTTATGATCCATTTATATAGACAGAAACTGATGTGGCATTAACATCTTTCTAGAGGCCAAATAGAGAGGACAGTCCTTAGAGAGGACAGTCCTTAGAGAGGACAGTGAAAAACAACACAATAATTAATTGTAATGTGCTGAATAAATAGACTAATGCCTCCACTTCCAGCCATCTCCCCGCCTCCGTAaaaatccatctctctctccctcttccctccggTCATGAGTTCCTGAGAGGCCCAGCTTTGAAAGGTGGCTGAGAAATTATGCTCAAGTCTTTAAAAAATTGTTTTAACACCATCACTGTGCAGCTGAAAATGAAGGGTAAAGATGGAATGAGTAAACTGAAAAGAATAGAATGATGGATCACGGTGGCAGCAGGACTGAAGTGGTGATGGAGGAGAAGAGtaggaagaggagagatggattaAGGAGAAGGGCTGGGTTGCCAATCATTTATAGTGGAGCAGGTGTACAGCAGTAGGCCTGCTGTGAGAAGTCTCTCTGTTGGAATTCTGTTCATCTGCAGTTTACAGTAGGAACAGAACACTACTAAATACTAATAAATGTACTTATATATttataaagtgcattcggaaagtattcagacccctttttccacattttgttacgttacagccttattctaaaattgattaaattgttttctccccctcaatctacacacaataccccataatgacaaagcaaaaacagatgtaATTTTTTGTATGCAAATgtataaacaaaaatatatatcacatttacataagtattcagaccctttactcagttctttgttgaattaactttgacagtgattacgctacaagcttggcacacctgtatttggggagttttttctctgcagatcctctcaagctctgtcaggttggatggggagcttcgctgcacagctattttcaggtctccagagatgtttgatcgggttcaagtccaggctctggctgggcctctcaagtacattcagagacttgtcctgaagccactcctgcgttgtcttggctgtgtgctttgggtcgttgtcctgttggacggtgaaccttcaccccagtctgaggttctgaacgctctggagcaggttttcatcaaggaactctctgtactttgctccattcatcttttcctcgttcctgactagtctctcagtccctgccactgaactggtggcataatgctgccaccaccatgcttcaccgtagggatggtaccaggtttcctccatacgtgacgtttggcattcagtccaaagagttggtttcatcagaccatcagaccagaaacaatcttgtttctcatggtctgagagtcctttaggtgccttttggcaaactccaagcgggctgtcatgtgccttttactgaggagtggcctctgtatggccactctaccataaaggcctaattggtggagtgctgcagagatggttgtccttctggaaggttctccaatctccacaaaGTAACTCTAGatctctatcagagtgaccatcgggttcttggtcaccactctgaccaaggcccttctcccccgattgctcattttggccgggcagccagctctaggaagagtcttggtggttccaaatgtcttccatttaagaatgatggagaccactgtgatcttggggaccttcaatgctgcagaaaggttttggtacccgtccccagatctgtgcctagacacaatcctgtctcggctctctacggacaattcctccgacctcatggcttggtttttgtgtgtgcctttccaaatcatgcccaatcaattgaatttaccacaggtggactccaatcaagttgtcgaaacatcttaaggatgatcaatggaaacaggatgcacctgaggtcaatttcaagtctcatagcaaagggactgaatacttatgtaaataatgtatatagacacacagacagacaaataaggtatctgtttttaatttttaatacatttgcaaaaatttctaaaaaccttttcgctttaacattatggggtattgtatgtagattgacgaggaaaaacatgtatttaatcaattttagaataaggctgtaacgtaacaaaatgtgcaaaagtggaagtctgaatactttccgaatgaactgtaAGTGTGCCACTAAGTAGCCTGCTATCTAGGAGTGATTCCTGCTGAAGTAAATTAAAGACATAGATAGATGCACAAAGAACATCGTGCTGTACAGTATTATTTTTTAATGCAGTATTATTTCTATGAACTGAGTCAGCCATTAGACTTTGTCTGGTGAATAGTTCTTTCTCCAGAGATCATTCCTTGTACATTAGACTAAGTGTTCAACACTGGATGCACATAGGGTGTTCCTGGGAGTGGGGCATGTTTTCTCAGCATGTAGTCTGCTTGTTGGGGTTAGTGGGAAAACAATGATGCAGAGTGATTTTAAAGTAGATCACTGAATGTGCGTACGGAGCGAGGGAGAAAGACGGAGAGAGTTGTCCAAATGAGAGCGTGTGTATGTTGCAATTCTCATGAACAACATGCCAAACTATTTTGTGAAAGAGGCCCCGGTTGAATTCCTAGGCATTCAAACTCATGACTCATCCATACAGTGAAGTGATAGACACTGGTTAGCATGTGGTTGGACCCAACTCTCTATGTGCACGCCAAGCCCATCCATGTCATGAGAAGGTCTGTGAATGGGTTGTGTGATCACCACAAGGCAGAGGTTGTTTAGTTCGTGCTGAGTTGGCATTTGGAAGGCTAATCAAATTACCATAGTAGGGAATGGGATGTTGTCTACAAAATGGAATATCTTGTCTTGCAGATCCTTGTCTAGTAGAGTCTTGACGTATACCACATACTGCTCCATAGGTCAAGATGAGAGCAGGAAATAATGATCACTTCATTTCACTTGTTTTCTTTGCGGTGACTCAATGTGTTCCTCTCTTAAATTAGTTCAGCAGAATCTCTAGTCACATGAGATCCTGTTGGAATTTTTCTCTGCTGTGACTTATTCATAAGTTGCTTGCAGCCAAGGAGACATGTCAGTGTAGATCTCCCTTCACTTCCTCCCAAACTAGTCAGACTACTTTAACTGAACAATAGTTCAGTTGGGATTTAGTTTTTGGCAGATCAGAAATGTTTTATCCTCCTTACTGTAAAACGTTGGAATGATATTTAACCTCTACAGGAAATGTACCCATTTCCTGTGGGTACATTTCCTGTATCTGCCCACACAGATACAGTAAATCACCTTCCCTAGACACGCTATTGGTGGGTTTGGGGCAAAGTCTTGAGTCAACGCTTTACTAGTACCCACAGAGCAGAGAGGGGCTTAGGGTATTAGCGCTAGCTACAGGGGGTTTCTGTCAGTTGCTATGACTGACAGATTAGAGAGGAAAATTGGATAAATGAGTAAAGGATTAGCTTTGCAgcaatgcaacacacacacaggaagtctAAGTCTAAGCTTCCACTTTGTACTGTACCTTACCGGAACTGAGGCTGGAGGAGGGAACTGTTTTGGAGTTTATCCGTTACTATGTGACTCGGTTGGGCTACAATAAGGACAGAGAGTAAAGGGGTAATACTTGTATGTTCTCTCTGGCAGCAGTCTACGGTGTTTTGGTTGACAACAGAACATTCAGAGTGGGTAGGGAGGGATGTTTTAAAACAAAGCTGGATGTTACTGATACCTTCTCATAGAACCAATAGAACCAAAGATACCAATAGGAAAACAAGATGTGGAGCCTTGttttacacacacatgcagacagacagacacgcgcACAGACATCTGTACGCACAGACGCACACGCGCGCACAGACGCACGCAACACGCTCACAGACACGCGCACAGCCGCGCACACAGCCAGCCcgcacaggcacagacacacaggtGAAGTGTTTGACAATAACTCTATTAGCTGTGAGGTATTTGAGCCCTACATCTCTTCCCCTGCTGTATACAGTAAGTGTCAAATGAGACGATGCAGGTATACTTTGCTTATACAACCATATGTCATGCCGTCATGACCTTTGTGTTTTCTCCTAAATTAGTCCTTTTGATGTTAGGAACATCTTATGTACAAGACAGTTTGGCGTGTTTCCATAGTCAGTCACAAGGTCCTTTGGTGGCCTGTTTGTTATTTCGCCTAGTTGCTATTTTCCATGCTGACTCAACAGCTGATTTGGTTTATTCCTGTCAATGTTTGAGCTGAAAGTTTTGTGTGTCTCTTGTTTTTAAAAACAGCATTTTATGAGAAGTGCTTACATTGTAGTTATATAGGGACACTGGATATAGTCATTTCTTGACTGAAGAGCCCATTGTTAATTTTCTGCGAGAGGAAAGAGTTCTCTTGAGGTGTACAGATCAAGGATTTGGCCTAGTATGGGCATTGGCCTGCTGCCAGTAGGGGCAGGGGTTCAACACCTATGGCCAGACATGGCCCACATAATATTTTATGGTGACAGAGAACTTGGCTGGCGACAGAGTGTCATGATCTCTTGCGGTGCCCATCTGGCGGGCTGTCACTCTACCCGTTGCCCAGGCCCAGCTAGAGACCCAGTCATGAAGTATGTCTGGTAGGGTCTCATCCCATCTGTTGTGCAGATGATTCTGCAGGAGACCCAGTGAATGTCTGGTTCTGTGGCTGATCTCAGTGCATATCTGAAATGTTGTCTCTCTACCCATTGCCCAGGCTCAGCTGGAGGCCCAGAGAGCCACCCAGGACTTCCAGAGGGCCACAGAGGTGCTGCGTGCGGCCAAGGAGACCATCGCCCTGGCAGAGCAGAGGCTCTTGGAGGAGGACACAAGGCAGTTTGACTCAGCCTGGCAGGAGATGCTCAACCACGCCACCCAGAGGGTGAGTACCGTACTgcatgggggggtggggggtggaatTGGGTGCTGCGAAGGGCATTTGTGCAGCATGACTGTTACTATTCAAAGCTTAAAGGCAAAATGTGGATGGAAATTGATGCTTCACAAGTTAAGAAGTCACATTTTCACATTTCCATGTAGCTGCGAGACTGTGTTCTGATTGGCTGTTTGTACTGATTGGCTGCCGTGTACTTGGCTGTTGCAGGTGATGGAAGCGGAGCATACAAAGACACGGAGTGAGCTGGTGCACAAGGAGACAGCAGCCAAGTACACGGCAGCCATGGGCCGCATGAAACAGCTGGAGAAGAAACTCAAACGCACCATCAACAAGTCCAAGTGAGTCCCATATGACTGCATTGCGACAACAACCCAACTACACTGTAGTTAAGACTGAGAAGTCAAAGTGAACCTGATACAACCACTGCATCAATTACCAAATAGTCTGCGACTCATACATTCACACATCCATGTTTATTTGTCGACAGTGACCTTTTCCAAGACATTGATCTTTCATGATGGAGATTTTTCAGTAGCTTGAAAAAGGTCAACTTGAACAAAATAAATGAATATAAATGTGCAAAAGGTAAATGTGCGtgcaacagtggaggctgctgaggggaggacggctcataataatgtctggaaagAAATGAATGGAATGGCGCCAAACACATGAAACCCATGTATgtaatgtatttgataccattccacttattccgcaagcctgtcctccccaattaaggtgccaccaaactCCTGTGGCGTGCAAGTGTCATTTTCGACCTTTGATGATGAAGTAGTGGCTGTTTTTGTTCCTAGCAGCACAAAGAGAGACAATGTGGTGGTGTTCTGGTTAGTATATGCTGTCACATTTTTACAAAACTCCATAGACTGGAGGTCTGTGTTGGGGAGGGAGTGTAAAGTAGTTTCCCTGCTGTGACTGAGGCTGTTGCCAATCCATATAGTCTTAAAAAGCTTCCTTGTCTCCTTTCCGTCATGACCACGGATCATGTACTTGATATGTGTAATCAGTATGGTTGAAACCTATTAAGTGTCAAGATGAGATGAGAAAAGAGACAGTTTTATATCTATATCTCACCCTGTTGCCTTGGTGATATGTACACAGCTGTTCTGAGTTGTTGTCATCGCCTCTaatctttctccttccctcttttttcccctcctccctctctttttgaTTGACATCTCTCCCGCAGACCTTACTTTGAGTTGAAGGCAAAGTACTACCTACAGCTTGAGGTATGTGTACACTACACTGGAATTTGCCTGCCTTTATAGACCTTTTTAAAGGTATTTTAGATTTAAGGAGTCTTACTGTCTTGTTATTGTGGACTCTACTCCATGGTTAGATCTTTACTGATGTGACCTAGGTCAATATACTTTGACCTTGAACATATTGCCATGTCATCTCAGGTCTAAACCATTTATGGCAATGATGGTTTCTTCTTCTgcctttgcgtgtgtgtgtgtgtgtgtgtgtgtgtgtgtgtacttaacTGTGTATAGCAAGCTAATGCTAACAATGACTCCCTTTCTGTCCGTCTGTAGCACCTAAAGAAGAACGTGGATGAGTTGCAGGCCAAGCTGAGCCAGGCCAAAGAAGGGTACAAGACGGCTCTGAGAAACCTGGAGATGATCTCAGACGAGATCCACGAACGCCGACGCAACTCTGCCATGGGCCCCCGGGTGCGGGGCGTGGGCGCCGATGGCGACAGTGTCGCAGTGGATGACATTGCTAGCTTCAAGATGGAGTCGGATGGCATCTCCAGTGAGTACACTTACAATGCATGATGTTCTGGTCATTTCATTTCTGTGCTTGAAAACTGCAGAAACTGTTCTTGTATCAACTGTCCTACATAGTGAGGCTAAACAGCCAGCCTTGCCTACTTTTCACTAGTAGTTGGGTACGGCACATAAACACCCTGTTGACTCTCCTTCTGACTTGTTCTTCAAAACCTTCGTAGGAATTCCTAGAAAACGTCATTATTGACATTGTGCAGGGAGGTCTTTTCTTCGAAAACATCATGATTGTGTCCGGCTCCTGAGAGGGTTGCCTGTTTTCTTGGAATGTTTTCCTAGAATTGGAACATTAAAGGCgcacagaatgtttggagttgaCTTTATTGAAAGTGAAGCACTGCCCTGCGTTGGTGTCTAAATAATATTACAATACATGCTAAATGTGCTCTTTTGAAGTCTGTTAATTCAATTTTCTTTCAAAGGAAATGCCTGTTTAATTTAAAATGCCTGTATTGACTTTGCAGAAGATCCCATGATATGACAACTAGCCTAGAGACAGCGTTACTGTTTAAGCTcctatggttaaggttaggacttgAGTAATGACAGCTGATCCCGAATCAGTTAAGTGCTGAAGATACACACTGATGAGATTGAGGCTGAACTGTAGTCAGACGAAGACAGTGGATGTTCACAGCAGTGTGTGTCACTCACTGATCCACTTCCTATTGTCCTGCATTATGGGCTGCAGGATGATGTTTCCATGGCAACCTCAGAGCCCTACTGCTGGCTGACCCACTTAGCCGCCATTGGCTAAGGTTATTGCTGTTGTGCGTTAACCCACATAAACAGTAATATGCTGTGTCTGTTTCAAACTCTCCGATGGCAGTAAACAAAAGAATCAGCGATTGCCTATAGTTCAAAGTCATAAAAACATTCCTTCATTCATACAGTCGCCATCCATGTTGGAATTTGTGACTTTTGACCCCTACATGGGAAATGGATCTCATATTAGTCTTGAAGTGCTGTATGTCTCCACACTCCCTCTTTCAGTGTAAAGTATGTGTCTGCAGTATTCCAaggagtctctctccctcttctacccACCGTTTGTCTCCCCCTTCTACCCACCGTCTGTCTCCCCCTTCTACCCACCGTCTGTCTCCCCCTTCTACCCACCGTCTGTCTCCCTCTTCTACCCACCGTCTGTCTCCCCCTTCTACCCACCGTCTGTCTCCCTCGTCTACCCACCGTCTGTCTCCCTCGTCTACCCACCGTCTGTCTCCCTCGTCTACCCACCGTCTGTCTCCCTCATTTGCTTTTTCttcctactccctctctcccctccttacccttaccctccctctccctcccttttcacTTAAACCCCTTCACACTCAATCTCCAGCTTCCTGTTTTCTCTTTGGATTTTTGGGATTTTGTGGATGCCACATTGATGCTCTGCATGTACACTCAGTTGTACAGTAAAGGCTTGTTACATCTCAACCATtctttccctctgtctgtctgtctctgcagtGACGTCTGAGTCGTTTGAGGATGAGACCTGCAGCAGCAGTGCCATGTCAGAGGAGGACTCAGAGACCCGCTCCACCTGCAGCCTGGGCTCCTCCTCCCACTCCCCCAACAGCCTCCAGGACCTCCCTTCGCCCTGTCCCTTTGTCAGCTCTTCCTCGCCctgcccctcctcctcttcccctgctCCCTCCTCACGCCCCTGCAGTCTGGACCTTCCCAGCCCAGTCTCGCTGTCTGACTTTGGcctcatctctcctgtcctggGACCACGCAGCGAGTGTAGCGGGGCGTCATCACCGGAGTGTGacctggagagaggtgtgtgtgtgcggccAAAAAAGTAAAAAAGGAGAGCTGGGTTTAGAGCGTGTGTTTGCATACTGTATGAGGTAGTGTGTAAATATGCAGACAagtgaaaaaggagagagattgatggtgtgtgtgtttattttcagtAAGACATATCGTCTTCTGCTTCCTGTCTGACTTGCTTCTGAGCCAGAGGAGAGACCTATTAGTCATAGTGACAGCTAGCCTAGTGCTTAGACCAGAGCAGGTGAAGAGGCACAGGCAAGCAGTACTGCTGGGGGATACATCCTAATCTCCACTGGGTCCCTAAGAGCCTGCAGAAAGTTTTGGACCAGTGAGAAAGGGTAACACAGTGGGAACTTTTAGAAAAAGACTTGGGTATGACAGTGTACGGGTGTGTGTGCAGGGCTTCCTACACACAAAGGATATTCATTACTGTTTACgtgagttttttgggggggggcttcCAATATACTTTATCTATCTCGATCACCAGGCTCACACAACAtacctctctgtgtgtttcaggtgaCCGAGCAGAGGGAGCGGAAGGTAAGCTGGACAATACTGTaaacaacaacatcaccaccGTCCCAAACACCAACAAAACCACGGTCCTGGAGGGCCGCCTCAGCTTCCTGTCTCTTCGACGCTCACGCAACGACAGCACCAAGAACGCCAAGCGCGAACGTCAAAGCCGTTCCCAGACCCCCACCCAAACTGTGGTTCTGATCAACGGGGTGTGATGAGGAAAGCTAATCCACAAGCTAACCCCATCACCGGCTTTGTGTGCCAACATGCTGTATTGccaataaccacacacacattcCATTCTACCCCGTGAACTAATGCTGGCTAAGTGAACAGAAAGTGGCTCAGTATGAGATACTATGAACTAAATGTCAGTGTATATACAGTTCCTATGGATCATGATGATGAAGAGACTTAAGACCCAACCCAGGGTTGGTGATGTCATGAAACCACCACTTCCTATAGAAAGGACCTTTCCCCCTTTGACCTCCCACCCATAGCTTCCTCAGTCAGATTGGCTTCCCATAATTCCCTACTGTACTCCACACACATTAAGGACAGTGCTGGCTAACGTCCTATGGGTGGGGGCCCATGGTATATGAGGGGAAATGGGacaaagtgtttttttttactgtgaTATTCTCCCTGAGAGGGAGCTGCACTTCTAGACAAGATGTGATTCTATTGTTGGTAAATGAAAGAATGCACTCCTAGCTTCGACTATTAAAAATGGGGGTTATTTATAAAACTTGATGGCACATTCACTGAGACACCTGTTTTACCAATACAGAAATTAGTAAAATACAAAACATTGATAGCAATATATGTTATGCTTTTGTAAACGAAGAGCACGCATGAGGCCAAGATTTAAAGTCAGGATTTCTAAAAAGAAACAAGTACATTTTACGGAGTTGAAGTTTTGTGAATAACCCTCATAACTTGTAATATTACTCTGCTATATCCTCTCACAGATACTTGACATGTGAATACTCTCACCATTATGTAATCCTGTGTACGGCGTATAGAGCCTATGGCAACTGCTTCATGTTACCATGGAGACCAAACACCCCCTGGCTGGCATCTCTTCGGACAGCCTGTGCATTTGTCCAATAGGGGTCTTCAGAATTGGACTTAAAAGAACTGTATTCTATTGCACAACTAATTTCCCAGTGAGCTAACAATCCATCTCGCCTACAGTACACATAAAGCTGGACTTGGAATCTGATTGAACGAGAGTAGAATAATTGTGTGGGGTGAGGCTACAGTAGATATACCCTCCCCTCTTCGCTTCCTCCTGGTTCCCTCCATCCTGTGGTTCTTCGGTGCCAGGGAAATGGGCCTCCAGACACTGTCACCCCCCCTAGCCCTCCTTCCATCCATCTCCCTGTCATGGCATCCCCAATGGCCCTGTACTGAGGGACAACATCCACCCACAGACGGTAACACTAAGAACTGAGCAATAGCGCAAGGACAGAACTTTTGATAACCATATCTGCCCATGGACACTTTCATATAGAGTTCTCTGTAACGGAATGCAAATGGACAGCCTGGTAATTCTCAGAATCTGAGGATGGTTTTGTCTTGGACCAATCTTGAGGATAAAGTGAAACTGATGATGGTGAAGAACGATGAGGCCTTTTGTGGAAACTGACAGAATAATTAATAGTGAGTGTTGTGATTTCTGGTGACAGTATCAGCTACTGTAAGTTGTAGATCCATATTGGCTAAAGTGGCACACAGTAGACTGTCAGATGTTTGTGAGGTCTAGTCGTCTGTCTCAAATAGTGTTCAATTGTTTTCCTCTCCTGGTCTCCTTATGCTCCATGGCCACTGAGTTATGAGAAAAGCAAGCTATTGCACAAGCGTATGCAGTCTATTTGTTATTGTGATCGCTACAGtctatgtatgtactgtacatgtacaaaTGTAATGTGATTTCgatgtttatctctgtcacccTTCGCTGTGGAATATAAGGATATAACCATGAACAGTCCCTGTCATAGCCGTTTTCTTCCAGTGGGTGTTGTTAGAGTAACTTTCCATTGTGTCTCCACAGTTTATGTGCctgttttctgaaaataaactgATGTTCACTGCAGTAAGCCTTTGTTAATTTCTGAAGTTCTATACAAATGTAGATCAACTTGTCTTTTTTCCTCACTAGCCTGCAATTCTTCGGTCAACCAAACTCAAGGTCTTATTTGGTTAAATGACCCATTGACCCAAATTCTAGGTAGATTTAAAAGTTATTCTATAAAAACATGTCTGTCAGAATCCTATACAGTAATTGACTAGCCTGTAGCCATTCTGATTCCAAATGAGCTATACTGATATTTTCTTGGTCTTGCTGACATTGTCAAAAGAGTTATTGAATCGCTGCAGATAGTTATTTTTTTGTTGCAATAGGCTATCAGATCATTGCTTTCTTGCAGGTTGTTTACATCACCCTGGCTCCTCATTGGCAAACCTTAACATGATTAACCACAGTAGAAAAGTACCCGACTCGTGCTGGGATTCCCAATTGGGAAGCCGTGTGCTGCTGACTGTAGGGCTACAGGATTCAGAATGTTAGCAGGTTTGACATTAGCCACGGCTAAGCCAAGTGAAGATCTTTGGTGGCAAGGCAGCACAGAACTAGATTATAGGATCCTGTTCACACTAACAAAAGTTAAACTGGTTTTCAGATTTATCTTCATATTTGCTTTCCTTTCGTTTGTCAGACACTTGACTTAGCAGTATTTGTCAGTTGCCAAATCTGGCTCTGGGGTTAAATTCCTGCCTTTTACCTAAACAATTGTTTtgttctctccctctttactgcactgtctgtttctcctctacctctccagaTCCCTCAGGTCTGGTAGTTGGTCTCTCTGTCCTGTGATTCTCATTAGAGGTTGTGACCAGCTGCTGCCCACGCAACACACTCTGTTTTCAAATGCTCTCAGACAGGAGAGAGGCCAGATcttcaccaacacacacaacactttcTGATTTCCTTCAATGCCATGTTTGAATACATCATTCCACATTTAGTGCAAGTTAAGCAAAATCATACAAGACTATTGCATTTGACATAAGTGGCAACAGCAGCAATAGTTGCCGTTTTTTAACAGTCACTGGAGGGGGAAGAAAACAGAAATGTAATTCTATGTAAAGAAGAATGAAACGACAAAGAGCCATTTTGCTAATGCAAAATAAGTCTACATGGTACAGGTGACTCTTCTAGTAAGTCCATGCTTTCctttgtaaaaaataaagtatGTTTGAGGAGTGGGTCTTGTCCACGAGACTGTATAGCATTGACACTTTACAGTAATTGTCCAGAAAAGGACAAAGCCACTAGCAGTCTTGCCTGTTTGACAAAATGTTAACAGAGAAGGAGAAACCGCTGTGAAGTGTTCAAGTCCTTGCTGAAGCGTAAACAAGAGACTGAAGATTGGCGATACGTTTCAAATGTCGTATTCcatgtgagtacacacacacacacacgcaaaattCCAGGAACCTATAAATTCCTTGGTCTTCCCTAAATCCCAGTTGGAAGATTCAAGGaatctggaaaaccagggaatgtATTGAAAGTTCCTAGAATTTTGCAACCACACACATGTCCTGCATGCCTGTGTCACGCATCCTTATAGATGCCAGAGATTAGTCCTGTGCAACAGAGAAATCCCTGTCGTGGTGCGGTCTCCTGAGAAAAAGACAGTAGCGGTTGCAGTTGAGAACATCACCCTTCGTTCTTGGTAAATACCAGCACTGCCTCTTGAGTACCTAGACTGGTGGTCAACAAGCGCCAAGTAATTGAACATTGAAAATCATAAGGGCCATAGTTGTTGTGAC is a genomic window containing:
- the LOC120031636 gene encoding SH3 domain-binding protein 5-like, encoding MPLLLPQTPPFNYLTVIYQLPQTLTVLLILQALEQFSSSPHCVSCDQTLTVLLILQALEQFSSSPHCVSCDQTLTVLLILQALEQFSSSPHCVSCDQTLTVLLILQALEQFSSSPHCVSCDQTLTVLLILQALEQFSSSPHCVSKAVTKDARQKFRSVLVEATVKLDELVKKIGKAVEESKPYWEARRVARQAQLEAQRATQDFQRATEVLRAAKETIALAEQRLLEEDTRQFDSAWQEMLNHATQRVMEAEHTKTRSELVHKETAAKYTAAMGRMKQLEKKLKRTINKSKPYFELKAKYYLQLEHLKKNVDELQAKLSQAKEGYKTALRNLEMISDEIHERRRNSAMGPRVRGVGADGDSVAVDDIASFKMESDGISMTSESFEDETCSSSAMSEEDSETRSTCSLGSSSHSPNSLQDLPSPCPFVSSSSPCPSSSSPAPSSRPCSLDLPSPVSLSDFGLISPVLGPRSECSGASSPECDLERGDRAEGAEGKLDNTVNNNITTVPNTNKTTVLEGRLSFLSLRRSRNDSTKNAKRERQSRSQTPTQTVVLINGV